The following are encoded in a window of Salvelinus fontinalis isolate EN_2023a chromosome 40, ASM2944872v1, whole genome shotgun sequence genomic DNA:
- the LOC129839745 gene encoding endonuclease V-like isoform X1 — protein MSILPQEELVKKWESEQASLRQQVVEEDTEDWQRCPDFTGLERVGGVDLSFIKGDDINACAQLVVLSYPDLELLYEDSQMVTLTAPYISGFLAFRETPYLLEALQRLETTQPSLLPQVVLVDGNGLFHYREFGLACHLGVLSGLPCIGVAKNLLQVQGVEKNEEHQSQIASLQKGGESFPLTSDSGKVLGKALRSSDSSTKPVYVSVGHKISLDTALRLTHSCCRYRVPEPIRQADMRSREYLRVHFPTAADT, from the exons ATGTCTATTCTTCCTCAAGAAGAATTGGTCAAGAAATGGGAAAG tGAACAGGCCAGCCTGAGGcagcaggtggtggaggaggacacAGAGGATTGGCAGAGATGTCCCGACTTCACCGGGctggagagggttggaggagtggacCTGTCGTTTATCAAAGGAGATGACATCAACGCCTGTGCCCAGCTAGTGGTGCTCAGCTACCCAGACCTAGAG CTGCTGTACGAGGACAGTCAGATGGTGACCCTGACCGCCCCCTACATCTCAGGGTTCCTGGCCTTCAGGGAGACCCCCTATCTGCTGGAGGCCCTGCAGCGCCTGGAGACGACCCAGCCCAGCCTGCTTCCTCAG GTGGTCTTGGTGGATGGGAATGGTCTGTTCCACTACAGAG AGTTTGGTCTAGCGTGTCACCTGGGAGTTCTGTCAGGGCTTCCTTGTATAGGTGTGGCCAAGAACCTCCTGCAGGTGCAGGGTGTGGAGAAGAACGAGGAACACCAGTCACAG attGCCTCATtgcagaagggaggagagagcttCCCTCTGACTAGCGACTCAGGAAAAGTTCTGGGAAAG GCCCTGCGTAGTTCTGACAGCAGTACCAAACCAGTGTATGTTTCAGTGGGCCACAAGATCAGCCTGGACACGGCCCTGCGCCTCACACACTCCTGCTGCCGCTACCGTGTCCCAGAGCCTAtcagacag
- the LOC129839745 gene encoding endonuclease V-like isoform X3 has translation MSILPQEELVKKWESEQASLRQQVVEEDTEDWQRCPDFTGLERVGGVDLSFIKGDDINACAQLVVLSYPDLELLYEDSQMVTLTAPYISGFLAFRETPYLLEALQRLETTQPSLLPQVVLVDGNGLFHYREFGLACHLGVLSGLPCIGVAKNLLQVQGVEKNEEHQSQIASLQKGGESFPLTSDSGKVLGKALRSSDSSTKPVYVSVGHKISLDTALRLTHSCCRYRVPEPIRQCWEVDTS, from the exons ATGTCTATTCTTCCTCAAGAAGAATTGGTCAAGAAATGGGAAAG tGAACAGGCCAGCCTGAGGcagcaggtggtggaggaggacacAGAGGATTGGCAGAGATGTCCCGACTTCACCGGGctggagagggttggaggagtggacCTGTCGTTTATCAAAGGAGATGACATCAACGCCTGTGCCCAGCTAGTGGTGCTCAGCTACCCAGACCTAGAG CTGCTGTACGAGGACAGTCAGATGGTGACCCTGACCGCCCCCTACATCTCAGGGTTCCTGGCCTTCAGGGAGACCCCCTATCTGCTGGAGGCCCTGCAGCGCCTGGAGACGACCCAGCCCAGCCTGCTTCCTCAG GTGGTCTTGGTGGATGGGAATGGTCTGTTCCACTACAGAG AGTTTGGTCTAGCGTGTCACCTGGGAGTTCTGTCAGGGCTTCCTTGTATAGGTGTGGCCAAGAACCTCCTGCAGGTGCAGGGTGTGGAGAAGAACGAGGAACACCAGTCACAG attGCCTCATtgcagaagggaggagagagcttCCCTCTGACTAGCGACTCAGGAAAAGTTCTGGGAAAG GCCCTGCGTAGTTCTGACAGCAGTACCAAACCAGTGTATGTTTCAGTGGGCCACAAGATCAGCCTGGACACGGCCCTGCGCCTCACACACTCCTGCTGCCGCTACCGTGTCCCAGAGCCTAtcagacag
- the LOC129839745 gene encoding endonuclease V-like isoform X2: MSILPQEELVKKWESEQASLRQQVVEEDTEDWQRCPDFTGLERVGGVDLSFIKGDDINACAQLVVLSYPDLELLYEDSQMVTLTAPYISGFLAFRETPYLLEALQRLETTQPSLLPQVVLVDGNGLFHYREFGLACHLGVLSGLPCIGVAKNLLQVQGVEKNEEHQSQIASLQKGGESFPLTSDSGKVLGKALRSSDSSTKPVYVSVGHKISLDTALRLTHSCCRYRVPEPIRQLKERERDERERRRRGWSLQ, from the exons ATGTCTATTCTTCCTCAAGAAGAATTGGTCAAGAAATGGGAAAG tGAACAGGCCAGCCTGAGGcagcaggtggtggaggaggacacAGAGGATTGGCAGAGATGTCCCGACTTCACCGGGctggagagggttggaggagtggacCTGTCGTTTATCAAAGGAGATGACATCAACGCCTGTGCCCAGCTAGTGGTGCTCAGCTACCCAGACCTAGAG CTGCTGTACGAGGACAGTCAGATGGTGACCCTGACCGCCCCCTACATCTCAGGGTTCCTGGCCTTCAGGGAGACCCCCTATCTGCTGGAGGCCCTGCAGCGCCTGGAGACGACCCAGCCCAGCCTGCTTCCTCAG GTGGTCTTGGTGGATGGGAATGGTCTGTTCCACTACAGAG AGTTTGGTCTAGCGTGTCACCTGGGAGTTCTGTCAGGGCTTCCTTGTATAGGTGTGGCCAAGAACCTCCTGCAGGTGCAGGGTGTGGAGAAGAACGAGGAACACCAGTCACAG attGCCTCATtgcagaagggaggagagagcttCCCTCTGACTAGCGACTCAGGAAAAGTTCTGGGAAAG GCCCTGCGTAGTTCTGACAGCAGTACCAAACCAGTGTATGTTTCAGTGGGCCACAAGATCAGCCTGGACACGGCCCTGCGCCTCACACACTCCTGCTGCCGCTACCGTGTCCCAGAGCCTAtcagacag